A genomic stretch from Bradyrhizobium quebecense includes:
- a CDS encoding exonuclease codes for MAKKVLLIDGDQFLFTACIAVEQEVRWDDQNHVLYSNAVEARRNLDGMLERIFTRFNTKEHVLCFTAGTNFRFGIDSTYKNNRAGQRKPLCYAQLREDVEASYRCTAMDTLEADDVMGILATRPQPGVQAIIVSQDKDMKTIPTTIWDGKDVVVQTEADADRFHMYQTLIGDTADGYPGCPGIGDVAATALLDAPSTWVAYEHTMKSGARKGEVETRYKTEPTDSVWKAVVSCYERAGLTEEDALRQARLARILRWSDWDSVNKKPLLWSPQR; via the coding sequence ATGGCGAAGAAGGTCCTACTGATCGACGGTGATCAGTTCCTCTTCACAGCCTGCATCGCCGTCGAACAGGAAGTGCGCTGGGATGACCAGAACCACGTCCTGTACTCCAACGCCGTAGAAGCCCGTCGTAACCTCGACGGGATGCTGGAGCGCATCTTCACGCGCTTCAATACCAAGGAACACGTGCTCTGCTTCACAGCGGGCACGAACTTCCGCTTCGGCATCGACAGCACCTACAAGAACAACCGCGCAGGGCAACGCAAGCCCCTGTGCTACGCGCAGCTCAGGGAGGACGTGGAGGCGTCATACCGCTGCACTGCTATGGACACCTTAGAGGCCGACGACGTCATGGGCATCCTCGCCACGCGTCCACAGCCGGGTGTGCAGGCAATCATCGTCTCGCAGGACAAGGACATGAAGACCATCCCCACGACCATCTGGGATGGCAAGGATGTCGTCGTGCAGACGGAGGCCGATGCCGACCGCTTCCATATGTATCAGACGCTGATCGGAGACACGGCTGACGGTTACCCGGGTTGTCCGGGGATTGGCGACGTGGCGGCCACGGCGCTCTTGGACGCCCCGAGTACTTGGGTTGCTTACGAGCACACCATGAAGTCCGGAGCCCGCAAGGGCGAGGTCGAGACCCGCTACAAGACGGAGCCCACGGACAGCGTCTGGAAGGCTGTCGTCTCCTGCTACGAGCGCGCTGGCCTCACCGAGGAAGACGCACTGCGTCAGGCGCGGCTCGCCCGCATCCTGCGCTGGTCCGATTGGGACAGCGTCAACAAGAAGCCCCTGCTCTGGAGCCCGCAACGATGA
- a CDS encoding phage adaptor protein produces the protein MTYGDIQAQFTGLLNRRDLTPALTTSFLQQSILRIQRGLRVPSMEKSITATIGNLYTSGLAVPGDLLQLIAITDETDPLNVTELTRVSLPEVLRILNDNTSCGARAYTRRGSKFLIAPMPTTGSVIRMDYYATFQPLSAPTDTNVLGDIAPDCIVYGALSYAAAYFLDKRQSDFEARFKQIVDDLNGQAMSDELTGAAQVSNTIAASYTDW, from the coding sequence ATGACCTATGGGGATATCCAAGCTCAGTTTACGGGCTTGCTCAACAGGCGTGACCTTACGCCCGCACTGACGACCAGCTTTCTGCAGCAGAGCATCCTCAGAATCCAACGGGGCTTGCGTGTTCCTTCGATGGAGAAGTCCATCACGGCGACCATCGGCAACCTGTACACCTCGGGCCTCGCAGTGCCCGGGGACCTCCTGCAGCTCATTGCGATCACCGACGAGACCGACCCGCTGAACGTGACAGAACTCACGCGCGTCTCGCTGCCTGAGGTTCTCAGGATTCTCAACGACAACACGTCATGCGGTGCCCGCGCTTACACGCGCCGGGGCTCCAAGTTTCTGATCGCGCCAATGCCCACCACGGGCTCCGTGATCCGCATGGACTACTACGCGACCTTCCAGCCCCTGAGCGCTCCCACGGACACCAACGTCCTAGGGGACATCGCGCCTGACTGCATCGTCTACGGCGCGCTCTCGTATGCCGCCGCGTACTTCCTCGACAAGCGGCAGTCCGACTTCGAAGCGCGCTTCAAGCAGATCGTGGACGACCTCAACGGGCAGGCCATGAGCGACGAGCTGACTGGCGCGGCCCAGGTATCGAACACCATCGCAGCCTCCTATACCGATTGGTAA
- a CDS encoding HNH endonuclease signature motif containing protein — protein MVSEDRSTAKPSTGRRGPKPIEPAVRFWRMVNKTATCWEWTGHCKRNGYGEFDRGYAHRASWKLNTGQDPAAQVLHKCDNRKCVRIDHLFLGSIADNMRDKQLKGRAANKLTPEEVSEIRSSQGTQEDIGLRYDVDRTTIGRIIRRQTWSHVS, from the coding sequence ATGGTTTCCGAGGACCGCTCGACAGCCAAGCCAAGCACGGGCCGACGTGGGCCGAAACCCATTGAGCCAGCTGTACGCTTCTGGAGAATGGTCAACAAGACAGCCACATGCTGGGAGTGGACCGGACACTGCAAGCGGAACGGGTACGGCGAATTCGACAGAGGCTATGCCCACAGAGCATCATGGAAGCTGAACACGGGACAAGATCCCGCTGCTCAGGTGCTGCACAAGTGCGACAACAGGAAGTGCGTACGTATCGACCACCTGTTTCTTGGATCCATAGCTGACAACATGCGCGACAAACAGTTGAAGGGTCGTGCAGCCAATAAGCTTACCCCTGAGGAAGTCAGCGAGATCAGAAGCTCGCAGGGTACTCAGGAAGACATAGGGCTGCGATACGACGTGGACCGAACCACCATAGGCCGAATTATACGACGGCAGACGTGGTCCCATGTCTCCTAA
- a CDS encoding GNAT family N-acetyltransferase has protein sequence MIDPAVGYWWLLYHEDAPARAVGFCGLSKSPYSKNFGYLKRSGVALEHRGSGLQLRMIRVREAHAKKLGWSYVITDTTDNPASSNTLIRAGYKLFTPRHPWGPYATTLYWKRTINGQR, from the coding sequence ATGATCGACCCCGCTGTGGGTTATTGGTGGCTCCTGTATCACGAGGATGCGCCCGCGCGTGCTGTCGGCTTCTGCGGCCTATCGAAGTCCCCCTACTCCAAGAACTTTGGCTATCTCAAGCGCTCTGGAGTTGCTCTTGAGCACCGAGGGAGCGGCCTGCAGCTGCGAATGATCCGAGTGCGTGAAGCGCACGCCAAGAAGCTGGGGTGGTCCTACGTCATCACCGACACCACGGATAACCCAGCGTCATCCAACACGCTCATTCGCGCAGGCTACAAACTCTTCACACCCCGGCATCCTTGGGGACCCTATGCAACCACGCTCTACTGGAAGCGGACCATCAATGGACAAAGATGA
- a CDS encoding DUF3310 domain-containing protein has translation MIYQNAYERDLYNSQKSQGSEDAFDVCNDPDLTIIKASPQKTKFDDGDIVKCTTPGLKGGGYRTGGHYTVKDTYRSGDGERIHTVTDSNGSTTNGWSVKHFELVASVRAQRHRKEMEAKAQKATSTAVLGTQVGGDHYTRQKIQPIEYVWANDLGFSEGNIVKYATRWKYKGGIKDLEKLVHHGKLLIEEARRQEANGVKYGL, from the coding sequence ATGATTTATCAGAACGCCTACGAGCGCGACCTGTACAACTCACAGAAGAGCCAAGGCTCCGAGGATGCCTTCGACGTCTGCAACGATCCTGATCTGACAATCATCAAGGCCAGCCCGCAGAAGACCAAGTTCGACGACGGCGACATCGTGAAGTGCACCACGCCCGGTCTGAAGGGCGGCGGCTATCGTACGGGTGGTCATTACACCGTGAAGGACACCTACCGCAGCGGCGACGGCGAGCGCATCCATACGGTGACCGACAGCAACGGGAGCACGACCAACGGCTGGAGCGTGAAGCACTTCGAACTGGTGGCGTCAGTGAGAGCCCAGCGTCACCGAAAGGAGATGGAAGCCAAGGCACAGAAGGCGACGTCCACGGCGGTCCTAGGCACCCAGGTTGGCGGCGATCACTACACCCGCCAGAAGATCCAGCCCATCGAATACGTCTGGGCCAATGACCTTGGGTTCTCCGAGGGCAACATCGTGAAGTACGCGACACGCTGGAAGTACAAGGGAGGCATCAAGGACCTTGAGAAGCTCGTGCACCACGGCAAGCTGCTGATCGAGGAAGCTCGCAGGCAGGAAGCGAACGGCGTGAAGTATGGCCTGTAA
- a CDS encoding C1q-like domain-containing protein, with product MTDDTVYTVIASGDTNAGSSSSSFYEKDGVVTSVSTSTPDDTAYAVADDLQGPGGSPSSSFYEHGTVYTDIVYATTVVDQINASAAAAAASATAAQLALTTFLVSPGFSGIPTAPTAAPGTNTTQIATTAFSTAAVAAEAALRASADTALSTSLTTAYQNADTALSGTLTTAYTNADTTLLGTVNSSLALKAPLASPGFSGVPTAPTATVGTNTTQLATTAFVSSALPVPAAAAPIIDGTAAVGTSAKYAREDHVHPTDTSRAALASPTFTGVPAAPTATAGTNTTQIATTAFVTSAVSAAGVSSVGGVTGAIGLDPGLKMNSSNVALKNGLFEVDRNGTNQTGLTASADNKITWTTANVNNESWFSLATGKYTPLVAGSYVFTLSVNSVTGTGGESCQAELYKNGTKVKVGTYTASNGPNINTVTAVIPMNGTTDYVEAYLYLPAATTTLVGAPSTTHFQGWRAGS from the coding sequence ATGACTGACGACACTGTCTATACGGTGATCGCTTCCGGCGACACGAACGCGGGCAGCAGCTCCAGCTCATTCTATGAGAAGGACGGTGTTGTCACCTCGGTGAGCACGAGCACTCCCGACGACACGGCATACGCTGTGGCCGACGACCTTCAGGGTCCCGGGGGCTCGCCCTCCAGCTCGTTCTATGAGCACGGGACCGTCTACACCGACATCGTCTACGCCACGACCGTCGTTGACCAGATCAACGCCTCAGCCGCTGCAGCCGCCGCAAGCGCGACCGCCGCGCAGCTGGCGCTCACGACCTTCCTAGTCTCCCCGGGGTTCTCAGGCATCCCCACGGCTCCCACAGCCGCCCCGGGCACCAACACCACGCAGATCGCCACCACGGCGTTCTCCACGGCTGCAGTCGCAGCTGAGGCGGCGCTGCGCGCTTCGGCGGACACGGCGCTGAGCACCTCGCTCACCACGGCCTACCAGAACGCTGACACAGCGCTCAGTGGCACGCTGACGACGGCGTACACCAACGCGGACACGACGCTCCTAGGCACCGTCAACTCCTCTCTGGCGCTCAAGGCTCCCTTGGCATCCCCTGGGTTCTCAGGCGTTCCGACTGCACCCACGGCTACCGTAGGCACGAACACCACGCAGCTCGCTACGACCGCATTCGTGTCGTCGGCGCTGCCTGTGCCTGCAGCTGCGGCCCCGATCATCGACGGCACGGCTGCAGTTGGCACCTCGGCGAAGTACGCCCGGGAAGACCATGTGCATCCCACGGACACCTCGCGCGCTGCGCTGGCGTCCCCGACGTTCACAGGTGTACCAGCGGCCCCAACGGCCACGGCAGGCACCAACACCACGCAGATCGCCACCACGGCGTTCGTTACATCCGCGGTTTCCGCTGCAGGCGTGTCGTCTGTCGGCGGTGTCACTGGCGCTATCGGGCTCGACCCGGGCCTTAAGATGAACAGCTCGAACGTCGCGCTCAAGAACGGCCTGTTTGAAGTTGACCGCAACGGCACTAACCAAACAGGGCTTACTGCGAGCGCCGATAACAAGATCACGTGGACTACGGCTAACGTCAACAACGAGAGCTGGTTCAGCCTTGCTACTGGCAAATACACGCCCCTCGTGGCGGGCTCGTATGTGTTCACGCTGAGCGTCAACTCTGTAACGGGCACTGGGGGCGAAAGCTGTCAGGCCGAGCTTTACAAGAACGGTACGAAGGTGAAGGTTGGTACGTACACTGCGTCTAACGGGCCAAACATCAATACGGTGACTGCAGTCATACCAATGAACGGCACTACGGACTACGTAGAAGCCTATCTCTATCTCCCTGCTGCCACCACCACATTGGTAGGCGCCCCATCTACGACACACTTCCAAGGCTGGCGAGCAGGTTCATAA
- a CDS encoding lysozyme yields MALKTSHKVGVTAGAVVLCCSMVMPYEGLWLTAKPDKLAYNIPTVCYGETEGVKVGDTYTKAQCVEKLQKKMPRYLRSAAACITVPVSERTLAAYGSLTYNIGEKAFCHSTVVKKLNAGDPFGSCDAMLAWSHAGGKFVQGLYDRRVKERADCLRGIKDLKLPTAAPAAPELPKTVVAPTPWYVRVWNWLMS; encoded by the coding sequence ATGGCTCTTAAGACCTCCCACAAGGTTGGCGTCACCGCTGGTGCCGTCGTCCTGTGTTGCAGCATGGTCATGCCCTACGAGGGCCTGTGGCTCACTGCGAAGCCCGACAAGCTGGCCTACAACATTCCTACGGTCTGCTACGGCGAGACCGAGGGCGTCAAGGTGGGCGACACGTACACCAAGGCTCAGTGCGTCGAGAAGCTCCAGAAGAAGATGCCGCGCTACCTACGCTCCGCTGCGGCGTGTATCACCGTGCCCGTCTCTGAGCGCACGCTGGCTGCGTACGGCTCCCTGACATACAACATTGGCGAGAAGGCCTTCTGCCACTCGACGGTCGTCAAGAAGCTGAACGCCGGCGATCCCTTCGGCTCGTGCGATGCCATGCTCGCGTGGTCACACGCAGGCGGCAAGTTCGTGCAGGGCCTCTACGACCGACGCGTCAAAGAGCGTGCAGACTGCCTGCGCGGCATCAAAGACCTCAAGCTGCCCACGGCAGCTCCCGCTGCCCCTGAACTCCCGAAGACCGTAGTGGCACCCACGCCGTGGTACGTGCGCGTCTGGAATTGGTTGATGTCCTGA